The following are from one region of the Spirochaetae bacterium HGW-Spirochaetae-1 genome:
- a CDS encoding RNA polymerase subunit sigma-24, whose product MKHDQSTDEHIVKEVLQGNTNIFRILVNRYQKQVFNIGMRFLRNEDDSYDFAQEVFIQAYQKLSMFKGLSPFRFWLYKLAYNMGINKVKARKDIRDLENIDLVSKEKNPEGSHIETEIRKILKNAIRELPKQYRICVDFYFFMGMSYAEISEITQIPVNTIKSNVFRAKKILHNGLKGTIAEEYDEM is encoded by the coding sequence ATGAAACATGATCAGAGCACTGATGAGCATATAGTAAAAGAGGTCCTGCAGGGAAATACAAATATTTTCAGAATACTTGTAAACAGATACCAGAAACAGGTCTTTAACATCGGTATGCGTTTCCTCAGAAATGAGGATGATTCCTATGACTTTGCGCAGGAAGTATTTATACAGGCTTACCAGAAACTTTCAATGTTCAAGGGATTGTCGCCCTTCCGTTTCTGGCTGTATAAGCTGGCTTACAATATGGGAATCAATAAAGTCAAAGCAAGGAAAGATATTCGTGACCTGGAGAATATCGACCTGGTTTCAAAGGAGAAAAATCCTGAAGGTTCTCACATCGAGACAGAGATCAGGAAGATTCTCAAAAATGCTATCAGGGAATTGCCGAAGCAGTACAGAATTTGTGTGGATTTTTATTTTTTTATGGGAATGAGTTATGCCGAAATAAGTGAAATAACACAAATTCCCGTAAATACAATAAAATCCAATGTATTCAGGGCGAAGAAAATATTGCATAATGGTTTAAAGGGGACTATTGCGGAGGAATATGATGAAATGTGA
- a CDS encoding L-seryl-tRNA(Sec) selenium transferase has protein sequence MDMNKDILRNIPQVEKLLQDETIACFHDTLGHGTVVKIIRGVIDDFRRSIAGGENPGLDRLADQIVHACRRVSQERLQRVINCSGVIIHTNLGRSPLGVDIFEKMGKTLSGYCNLEFHIPTQRRGKRGGFAESLLCDLTGAEDALIVNNNASSVFLMLNEFSRGKEVIVSRGELIQIGGGFRIPDIMHQSGAHLVEVGTTNITELDDFRHAVTERTSMIFSAHQSNYRIQGFTDAPSLKELATLKSDSVIFARDLGSGNLVSHDGLPQPFESTISHELKQGADLICFSGDKLLGGCQAGIIIGRKDLIGKLKKNPLMRMLRVDKITYFILQETLLEYEKGTQEGIPLWNIIHQNVKTISARASSILRKVKNSRKSEYCRKTATRATFGGGALPTMEIVSTGISIDVPMMKPDDVAAFFLEGKVPILGTVTDGRFMLDVMTVFDRDTDLIAGRIDDLLSSKVES, from the coding sequence ATGGATATGAATAAGGATATACTGAGAAACATCCCCCAGGTGGAAAAACTGCTGCAAGACGAGACGATCGCTTGTTTTCATGATACCCTGGGCCATGGCACCGTGGTGAAAATCATCCGTGGTGTTATCGATGATTTCAGGAGAAGTATAGCCGGGGGTGAAAATCCAGGCCTGGACAGACTGGCGGACCAAATTGTTCATGCCTGCCGGCGTGTGTCACAGGAAAGGCTTCAGCGGGTCATTAACTGTTCAGGGGTCATTATCCATACCAACCTGGGCCGGTCTCCTTTGGGCGTAGATATTTTCGAAAAAATGGGAAAGACATTATCGGGGTATTGCAACCTGGAGTTTCATATCCCCACACAGCGGAGGGGCAAGCGGGGTGGTTTTGCCGAGTCGCTGCTTTGCGATCTTACCGGTGCCGAGGACGCCCTGATAGTCAACAATAATGCCTCAAGTGTTTTTCTCATGCTTAATGAATTCAGCCGCGGTAAAGAGGTCATCGTATCCCGGGGAGAGCTCATCCAGATCGGCGGCGGGTTCCGGATTCCCGATATAATGCACCAGTCGGGAGCGCATCTTGTGGAGGTAGGAACCACTAATATCACCGAGTTGGATGATTTCCGCCATGCCGTGACGGAGAGGACCTCCATGATATTTTCGGCGCACCAGTCAAATTATCGCATCCAGGGCTTCACGGATGCCCCTTCCCTGAAGGAACTGGCCACGCTGAAAAGCGATTCCGTTATTTTTGCGCGCGACCTGGGAAGCGGGAACCTGGTTTCCCATGACGGGCTGCCGCAGCCTTTTGAATCCACGATTTCCCACGAGCTGAAGCAGGGTGCTGACCTTATTTGTTTCAGCGGTGACAAACTGCTGGGTGGATGCCAGGCAGGGATAATAATCGGTCGAAAAGATCTTATCGGAAAACTGAAAAAAAACCCACTCATGCGTATGCTTCGCGTGGACAAGATAACCTATTTCATCCTCCAGGAAACCCTGCTGGAATACGAGAAGGGAACGCAGGAGGGCATTCCCCTCTGGAACATCATTCATCAAAATGTGAAAACCATATCAGCCCGAGCCTCATCAATTTTGCGTAAAGTCAAAAATTCCCGTAAAAGCGAATATTGCAGAAAAACAGCTACCAGGGCCACCTTCGGAGGTGGAGCGCTGCCCACCATGGAAATAGTCAGCACGGGCATAAGTATCGATGTCCCGATGATGAAACCCGACGATGTAGCTGCTTTTTTCCTGGAAGGGAAGGTTCCTATTCTCGGTACGGTTACGGACGGCCGCTTTATGCTCGATGTTATGACCGTTTTTGACCGCGATACGGACCTCATAGCCGGGCGCATTGACGATCTTCTCAGTAGTAAAGTTGAGTCCTGA
- the selB gene encoding selenocysteine-specific translation elongation factor — protein sequence MYIVGTSGHIDHGKTSLIRALTGTDCDRLPEEKEREMTIDIGFASIDYPRFGTVSIIDVPGHERFIRNMVVGAWGIDLALLVVAVDDGWMPQTEDHFRVLQLLGVERLIAVLNKTDIADEEMISFVEEEVREKLEATRFAGSDVMKVSSKTGTGIEELREAIVVNLRKLTKASNASKPYLFIDRVFASKGYGTVITGTLKNGIFQEDETVQILPVKKEARIKRIESHYTALQEGNPSQRTALNLSGISVDEVKRGYVVVRDNFFTGSNDIIAGIQLLDTKKEIKNNLGIEVLIGTTAVKGKMILLDEVDSMEFPARIKLEEPWFTYPGQPFVMTSPGGHRIIGGGRVLLPEFHSRNQKKLVKGAVADFANWNRDRIVEFIFSVYQWMKRETAYALFPESRKSLDKVIQSLAEKGTIQVLNDYIVLTDYCNSSISLAVDVINKGVGLNLAEISHGASLNPEFARLIMPIILMNHTVIEKDGRYFAGDAITEDALSVGKKKILQQLLQEGAGGMELDKLKDDVVKKDVRDLVKLGFIVSLDGNILYHHQVYEDLKGKIMSLFDDREKIMVTDAKDATGGLSRKYIIPLLNRVENDGLIKRLGDFRIKV from the coding sequence ATGTATATCGTAGGAACATCGGGACATATCGATCACGGCAAAACATCGCTCATCAGGGCGCTTACGGGAACGGACTGCGACAGGCTTCCGGAAGAGAAGGAACGGGAGATGACCATCGATATCGGTTTCGCCAGCATCGACTATCCCCGCTTCGGCACCGTGAGTATCATAGACGTGCCGGGGCACGAACGTTTCATCCGGAACATGGTGGTGGGCGCCTGGGGCATCGACCTGGCCCTTCTCGTGGTGGCCGTTGATGACGGCTGGATGCCCCAGACCGAGGACCATTTCAGGGTCCTGCAGCTTTTGGGAGTGGAACGCCTCATCGCCGTTCTCAATAAGACCGACATCGCCGATGAAGAAATGATCAGCTTCGTGGAAGAGGAGGTACGTGAAAAGCTCGAAGCAACGCGTTTTGCCGGTTCCGATGTCATGAAGGTGTCGTCAAAAACGGGGACGGGCATAGAGGAACTGCGCGAGGCCATTGTGGTCAATCTCCGCAAGCTTACCAAAGCCTCCAATGCCAGCAAGCCCTATCTTTTTATAGACCGCGTTTTCGCCTCCAAGGGCTATGGCACGGTTATAACCGGTACCCTGAAAAACGGCATCTTCCAGGAGGATGAAACAGTACAGATACTTCCCGTTAAAAAAGAGGCCCGCATAAAAAGAATCGAGAGCCATTACACGGCCCTGCAGGAGGGGAATCCCTCGCAGCGCACGGCCCTGAACCTTTCGGGGATATCCGTGGATGAAGTGAAACGGGGATACGTGGTGGTGCGCGATAATTTTTTTACCGGTTCCAATGACATCATTGCCGGCATCCAGCTTCTTGATACAAAGAAGGAAATAAAAAACAACCTGGGAATAGAGGTGCTTATCGGCACCACGGCCGTAAAGGGGAAGATGATACTCCTTGACGAAGTGGACAGCATGGAATTTCCCGCCCGGATCAAACTCGAGGAGCCATGGTTTACCTATCCGGGACAGCCCTTTGTCATGACCAGCCCGGGAGGGCACCGCATTATCGGCGGGGGGAGGGTTCTCCTGCCCGAGTTCCACAGCCGGAATCAGAAAAAGCTGGTAAAGGGCGCTGTTGCTGATTTTGCAAACTGGAACCGCGATAGAATAGTTGAGTTCATTTTTTCAGTATATCAGTGGATGAAACGTGAAACGGCCTATGCCCTTTTCCCCGAAAGCCGGAAGAGTCTTGATAAAGTTATTCAGAGTCTGGCGGAAAAAGGCACCATCCAGGTATTGAATGACTATATCGTTCTTACCGATTATTGCAACAGCTCCATTAGTCTCGCCGTTGATGTCATTAATAAGGGCGTGGGCCTGAATCTTGCGGAAATATCCCATGGCGCTTCGCTGAATCCGGAATTCGCCCGTCTCATCATGCCCATAATTTTGATGAACCATACCGTGATAGAGAAGGACGGCCGATATTTTGCCGGAGATGCCATAACCGAGGATGCTCTTTCGGTGGGGAAAAAAAAGATACTTCAGCAGCTTCTCCAGGAAGGAGCCGGCGGCATGGAACTGGATAAGCTGAAGGATGATGTCGTGAAAAAGGACGTCCGCGATCTCGTCAAACTGGGATTTATCGTGAGTCTCGACGGAAATATCCTCTATCACCACCAGGTCTATGAAGACCTGAAGGGGAAGATCATGTCCCTCTTTGACGACCGGGAAAAGATTATGGTCACCGATGCCAAGGATGCCACGGGAGGTCTTTCACGGAAATATATTATCCCCCTGCTCAACCGCGTTGAGAACGATGGTCTTATCAAGCGGCTGGGTGATTTCAGGATCAAGGTATGA
- the rpiB gene encoding ribose 5-phosphate isomerase B, with product MKIAIGSDHAGVRLKKAIMDHFADIEFEDVGTYTEESCDYPDFASEVGFRVRDSKVDGGIVICGTGIGVSIAVNKIRGVRAALCFNGFMAEMTKRHNNANVIALGARVIGEDLAFEIVKRWLEAPFEGGRHMRRVDKIAALEESEGCR from the coding sequence ATGAAAATTGCTATTGGGTCCGATCATGCCGGTGTACGTTTAAAAAAGGCCATAATGGACCATTTTGCCGATATAGAGTTTGAGGACGTGGGAACCTATACCGAGGAATCCTGTGATTATCCCGATTTTGCGTCGGAGGTGGGATTCCGGGTCCGGGACAGCAAGGTAGATGGAGGAATAGTCATCTGCGGTACAGGTATAGGTGTTTCCATCGCGGTGAATAAAATAAGGGGTGTCAGAGCAGCCCTCTGCTTCAACGGGTTTATGGCGGAGATGACGAAGCGGCATAATAATGCCAATGTCATAGCCCTGGGGGCGCGGGTCATTGGAGAGGATCTGGCTTTTGAAATTGTGAAGCGCTGGCTCGAGGCTCCCTTTGAGGGGGGGCGTCACATGCGCAGGGTGGATAAAATTGCCGCCCTGGAAGAAAGCGAGGGATGCAGGTAG
- a CDS encoding poly(A) polymerase: MHTLKITLPEEEKEEITRIVTRFIDNGFECYLVGGSVRDLLLDHEIYDFDFATNALPGEVIKMFRRVIPTGIKHGTVSVLSGNRSFEITTYRSDGRYIDGRRPESVQFSQSLEEDVKRRDFTINGLAYDVLKEEVIDYNNGLEDLGNRIIRTIGDPIERFSEDGLRTYRACRFAAKLNFEIDAATFEAIPKTLHIAKKVSVERVRDELNKLLEAEKPSVGIEYLRKAGLLELFLPELAQCHGVEQNRFHVYDVYYHSIYSCDAAPRDQLMLRIASLLHDIGKVPSRRVGNDEEATFYNHEIIGARMVRRIMKRLKYSNEAVDRVNNLITNHMFHYTDDWTDGAVRRFMRKVGVENIDELLVLRLADRKGNGSREGLPAPIKKLQKRIEKIIEEENAITVKDLKINGYVIMEKFSLAPGPIIGKILHELLESVLDDPEINKEETLIDMTGNILRQLKKDKEEQEECNGHE; encoded by the coding sequence ATGCATACATTGAAAATTACATTGCCTGAGGAAGAAAAGGAAGAGATAACCCGTATTGTCACCCGATTTATCGATAATGGCTTTGAATGTTATCTCGTGGGTGGATCGGTACGGGATCTCCTCCTGGATCACGAGATATACGATTTTGATTTTGCCACCAATGCACTTCCCGGCGAGGTCATAAAAATGTTTCGTCGTGTCATTCCCACGGGAATAAAACATGGAACGGTCTCCGTGCTATCGGGAAACCGGTCGTTTGAAATTACAACCTATCGCTCCGATGGAAGGTATATTGACGGAAGAAGACCGGAGTCTGTGCAGTTTTCCCAGTCCCTCGAAGAGGATGTGAAACGGCGTGATTTTACCATAAACGGGCTGGCCTATGATGTCCTGAAAGAGGAGGTCATTGATTACAACAATGGTCTCGAGGATCTCGGGAATCGTATAATAAGGACCATCGGTGATCCCATTGAGCGTTTCAGTGAAGACGGCCTGAGGACCTACCGGGCCTGTCGTTTTGCCGCCAAGCTTAATTTTGAGATCGACGCTGCAACCTTTGAGGCCATACCGAAAACCCTGCATATCGCCAAAAAGGTATCGGTGGAAAGGGTGAGGGATGAACTGAATAAATTACTGGAGGCTGAAAAGCCTTCGGTCGGTATAGAATATTTAAGGAAGGCGGGCCTCCTGGAATTGTTCCTGCCGGAGCTCGCCCAGTGTCATGGAGTAGAGCAGAACAGGTTTCATGTTTATGATGTGTATTATCACAGCATCTATTCCTGCGATGCGGCGCCCAGGGACCAGTTGATGCTCAGGATAGCATCGCTGCTCCATGATATAGGCAAGGTTCCGTCCAGGAGAGTCGGCAATGATGAAGAGGCTACTTTTTACAACCACGAAATAATCGGGGCCCGCATGGTCCGGCGGATCATGAAGAGGCTTAAGTATTCAAACGAAGCAGTTGACCGGGTTAATAACCTGATAACAAATCACATGTTTCATTATACCGATGACTGGACCGACGGAGCGGTGCGGCGTTTCATGAGAAAGGTGGGCGTTGAGAACATAGACGAACTCCTGGTTTTAAGGCTCGCGGACCGGAAGGGCAATGGTTCAAGGGAGGGACTTCCCGCTCCAATTAAAAAGCTTCAGAAAAGAATAGAAAAAATTATTGAAGAAGAGAATGCCATAACGGTTAAGGATCTTAAAATCAACGGCTATGTCATTATGGAAAAATTTAGTCTTGCACCGGGGCCAATTATAGGTAAAATACTTCATGAACTGCTGGAATCGGTTCTCGATGATCCGGAAATCAACAAGGAAGAAACTCTTATTGACATGACGGGAAACATACTACGGCAACTGAAAAAAGACAAAGAGGAACAGGAGGAGTGCAACGGTCATGAATAA
- a CDS encoding YraN family protein, translating to MDNNRETGKNGEDAAAIFLIERNFIILERNYRCGRAGEMDIIAQKENLVIFVEVKSRSTPLYGGALFSISGKKKKSLRFIAHHFINRWHFPDHTIFRFDLIAIEQGNILWARDILR from the coding sequence ATGGACAACAACCGGGAAACGGGAAAAAACGGCGAGGATGCTGCTGCAATATTTCTTATTGAAAGGAATTTCATCATCCTGGAAAGAAATTACCGCTGCGGGCGCGCCGGGGAGATGGATATAATTGCACAGAAGGAGAACCTGGTCATTTTCGTCGAAGTAAAAAGCAGGAGCACTCCTCTCTACGGAGGAGCGCTCTTCTCCATCAGCGGAAAGAAAAAGAAGTCATTGAGATTCATCGCACATCATTTTATCAACCGATGGCATTTCCCGGACCATACTATATTCCGTTTTGACCTCATCGCCATTGAACAAGGAAATATTCTATGGGCCCGGGATATACTGCGGTAA
- a CDS encoding flagellar biosynthesis protein FlhB: MDRGIALEYTGGLPRIIAVAQGRLLKKLLEIAEKNRIPIYKDEDLAGILSRLPVGSEIPEDLFRAVAEVLAYCYRVNKCFKDKVDTGLFE; encoded by the coding sequence ATGGACAGAGGAATCGCTTTAGAATATACTGGTGGGCTTCCCAGGATTATCGCCGTTGCACAGGGCAGATTACTGAAGAAACTGCTGGAGATTGCGGAAAAAAACCGGATTCCCATATATAAGGATGAAGATCTTGCCGGGATTCTTTCCCGTCTGCCTGTGGGAAGTGAAATACCGGAAGACCTCTTTAGGGCCGTTGCTGAAGTGCTTGCATATTGTTACAGGGTCAATAAATGCTTTAAGGACAAAGTGGATACAGGATTATTTGAATAA
- a CDS encoding ribonuclease HII: MTSGFSSEPQKADHLESAFLLNPSFALELDLISRGYHIIAGVDEAGRGALAGPLSLGLTMFSTEFIHNPDKIFLTGINDSKLLTPNKREKALAIIGSRCLLSTATMVSHRIIDSLNINGATEFALKKLLSGISIKPDIVIMDGNFKFDIGMPYMAVKKGDRKSLSIASASIAAKVARDHIMDKFEDIYPGYDFRGNKGYGTRRHCESLKLKGPCPIHRKSYEPVKSLLSLERNRIEL, translated from the coding sequence ATGACTTCAGGATTTTCTTCTGAACCACAAAAAGCGGACCATTTGGAGTCCGCTTTTTTATTGAACCCCTCCTTTGCCCTTGAACTGGATCTCATCTCCCGCGGGTACCATATAATTGCCGGCGTCGATGAGGCCGGCCGCGGCGCCCTTGCCGGTCCGCTTTCCCTTGGATTGACCATGTTCAGTACGGAATTCATCCATAATCCCGATAAAATATTTCTAACCGGCATAAATGATTCAAAACTGCTAACCCCGAATAAAAGGGAAAAGGCCCTGGCCATTATCGGAAGCCGGTGTCTTCTATCCACGGCAACCATGGTATCGCACCGCATAATCGATTCCCTGAACATAAACGGCGCCACGGAATTTGCACTAAAAAAGCTCCTGAGTGGTATATCCATTAAACCCGACATTGTAATCATGGACGGCAACTTTAAGTTTGATATCGGCATGCCCTATATGGCTGTTAAAAAAGGGGACAGAAAATCACTCTCAATTGCATCGGCATCCATTGCCGCCAAGGTTGCCAGGGATCATATAATGGATAAATTTGAGGATATATATCCCGGATACGATTTTAGAGGAAACAAGGGATATGGCACGCGCCGGCATTGTGAATCACTAAAACTGAAGGGGCCCTGTCCGATTCACAGAAAGAGCTATGAGCCCGTAAAAAGCCTGCTGTCCCTGGAGAGGAACCGTATCGAGCTATGA
- a CDS encoding 50S ribosomal protein L19, whose protein sequence is MQFVENEIKPVNRNMNFEIGDTVRVHYRIVEGNRERIQIFEGIVIAVDNKGLSKTFTVRKISFDIGVERVFPLYSTRIAKIEVARKGKSRRSKLYFLRERKGKSAKLKEDRMKSIGDRGVSEPVETVAEAPAETGTETTNA, encoded by the coding sequence ATGCAGTTTGTTGAAAATGAAATAAAGCCGGTTAACCGGAACATGAATTTTGAGATAGGTGATACCGTACGTGTACATTACAGGATCGTTGAGGGGAACAGGGAACGAATTCAGATTTTCGAAGGCATTGTCATTGCCGTTGATAATAAAGGTCTGAGCAAAACATTCACGGTAAGAAAGATATCCTTTGACATAGGAGTGGAACGTGTATTCCCCTTATATTCTACAAGGATTGCCAAGATAGAAGTGGCCCGTAAAGGAAAATCCCGACGCTCCAAGCTCTATTTCCTGAGAGAAAGGAAAGGCAAGTCGGCAAAACTCAAGGAAGACAGAATGAAATCCATCGGTGACAGAGGGGTCTCGGAACCAGTGGAGACCGTTGCGGAAGCGCCTGCCGAAACAGGCACTGAAACCACGAATGCCTGA
- the trmD gene encoding tRNA (guanosine(37)-N1)-methyltransferase TrmD: MIFNIYTLFPDFFKTPLETGLLGKAIEAGILSIHIVDIRAYSDDKFKRCDDYPYGGGSGMVLLAEPLFKALEENKKTGTKTLLTSPGGIVLDQNLVKSLAGEMEISIICGHYEGIDQRVIERYVDSEVSIGDYILSGGEFAALVIVDAVSRYIPGFMSNRNSLEEESFEENLLEYPQYTRPETIEGMAVPDVLLSGHHVKIAAWRLNESIEKTRRVRPDLYKRYIMKKLTGE, translated from the coding sequence TTGATATTTAACATTTACACGCTTTTTCCTGATTTCTTTAAAACACCGCTGGAGACAGGGCTTCTTGGTAAAGCTATAGAGGCGGGGATACTATCAATACACATCGTTGATATACGCGCATATTCCGATGATAAATTCAAAAGATGTGACGATTATCCCTATGGCGGCGGTTCTGGTATGGTTCTTCTGGCGGAGCCACTTTTTAAGGCTCTTGAAGAAAATAAAAAAACGGGGACAAAGACGCTTCTCACATCGCCGGGCGGAATAGTACTGGATCAAAACCTTGTCAAATCCCTGGCGGGAGAAATGGAGATCAGTATAATCTGCGGTCACTACGAGGGAATAGACCAGCGGGTCATCGAACGTTACGTTGACAGTGAAGTATCCATCGGGGATTACATCCTCTCAGGAGGAGAGTTCGCGGCGCTGGTCATAGTAGATGCGGTTTCACGATATATTCCCGGTTTTATGTCAAACCGCAATTCTCTTGAAGAGGAAAGTTTTGAAGAGAATTTGCTGGAATATCCGCAGTATACCAGGCCTGAAACGATTGAAGGAATGGCTGTACCCGATGTTCTGCTGAGCGGCCATCATGTAAAAATAGCGGCATGGAGGCTGAATGAGAGTATTGAGAAAACAAGAAGGGTTCGACCTGATTTGTATAAACGATATATTATGAAAAAACTAACAGGAGAGTGA
- the rimM gene encoding 16S rRNA processing protein RimM, whose product MSREEHYLRIAVIMGGHALNGRLKINVISDNLNRFRKGNHIFIFENNDYKQYTIEEFKQLADGGRICLLRINGVFDRTAAQAFKGKEIFITQQEAEETRDQLEENDFYYFDLVGCEVFLDNKKFAEVTDILQAGSGEILIITDNKGKQLMIPFIDSMVDTSRIKEMRLDIYPIEGLFDI is encoded by the coding sequence TTGAGCAGAGAAGAACACTATTTACGTATAGCCGTAATAATGGGAGGCCATGCCCTCAACGGCAGGTTGAAAATAAATGTTATTTCCGACAATCTCAACCGTTTCAGAAAGGGAAATCATATATTCATATTTGAAAATAACGATTATAAACAATACACCATAGAAGAATTCAAACAGTTAGCTGATGGAGGAAGAATTTGCCTTCTTAGAATAAATGGTGTCTTTGACAGAACCGCAGCCCAGGCTTTCAAAGGAAAAGAGATTTTTATAACACAACAAGAAGCTGAAGAGACAAGGGACCAGCTTGAAGAAAATGACTTTTATTATTTTGACCTTGTGGGATGTGAAGTTTTTTTAGATAATAAAAAATTTGCCGAAGTAACCGACATACTTCAAGCCGGTTCCGGTGAAATACTAATAATAACTGATAATAAAGGGAAACAGTTAATGATTCCCTTTATCGATTCAATGGTGGACACCTCGCGGATCAAAGAAATGCGGTTGGATATTTATCCCATCGAGGGGTTATTTGATATTTAA
- a CDS encoding RNA-binding protein, whose product MNYKELVGYMVKSLVDNPDQVEINEIEGEKSTILELKVTKEDIGKVIGKHGRIARAIRTIINASATKTGKRVVLEILD is encoded by the coding sequence ATGAACTATAAGGAACTCGTGGGGTACATGGTTAAGTCGCTTGTGGATAATCCGGATCAGGTTGAGATAAATGAAATTGAAGGCGAAAAGTCTACAATTCTGGAATTGAAAGTAACCAAGGAAGACATCGGCAAGGTTATAGGCAAACACGGCCGTATTGCACGGGCAATCAGGACCATTATCAATGCCTCTGCAACGAAAACAGGAAAACGCGTGGTACTGGAAATACTTGATTGA
- a CDS encoding 30S ribosomal protein S16: protein MAVKIRLQRVGTKKKPFYRIVAVDSRQKRDGGVIDQLGQYQPIIDGKQFIIDEEKVMGWLKNGAQPTETILTLLKKEGLWQKFKTAK, encoded by the coding sequence GTGGCCGTTAAGATTCGCTTACAAAGAGTTGGAACGAAAAAGAAGCCATTTTACCGAATTGTAGCAGTAGACAGCAGGCAGAAACGGGATGGCGGAGTCATTGATCAGCTGGGTCAGTACCAGCCCATTATTGACGGTAAACAGTTTATCATCGATGAGGAAAAAGTAATGGGTTGGCTTAAAAATGGAGCACAGCCGACTGAAACTATACTTACTCTTCTCAAAAAAGAAGGATTATGGCAAAAATTTAAAACTGCGAAATAA
- the rpe gene encoding ribulose-phosphate 3-epimerase, whose protein sequence is MKNSTKIDNKTVSISPSIIAADLTRMSEIVSGMDPEIIDLVHMDVMDGNFVPNITFGPAYIKDLSQHTRIPLDVHLMIEEPEKSIQSYIDLKPWCITIHYESTRFPARLLSLIKEHNIIAGLSINPATPIETTFDLLPYADMILIMSVDPGFYGQKFMKTALGRIERLQAHSRKHFPELLIQVDGGINADNIAPVVQAGARIIVAGGAAFKNGDVNTNVQELKNKAPIL, encoded by the coding sequence TTGAAGAATTCGACTAAAATCGATAATAAAACCGTTTCAATTTCCCCGTCAATTATCGCAGCTGACCTGACACGCATGAGTGAAATTGTTTCGGGAATGGACCCGGAGATCATTGACCTCGTGCATATGGATGTAATGGACGGAAATTTTGTCCCTAATATCACCTTCGGTCCGGCATATATAAAGGACCTGTCACAGCACACCCGTATCCCCCTGGATGTTCATCTCATGATAGAGGAACCGGAAAAAAGCATACAGTCCTATATCGACCTGAAGCCCTGGTGCATCACTATTCACTACGAAAGCACGCGCTTCCCTGCCCGGCTTCTCAGCCTTATAAAGGAACACAATATCATTGCCGGGCTCTCAATCAATCCGGCGACGCCGATAGAAACCACCTTTGATCTGCTCCCCTATGCCGATATGATTCTCATCATGTCCGTCGACCCGGGTTTCTATGGACAAAAATTTATGAAAACCGCCCTGGGAAGAATTGAAAGACTCCAGGCCCATAGCCGGAAGCACTTTCCTGAATTGCTGATTCAGGTTGACGGCGGAATCAATGCCGATAATATTGCCCCGGTAGTCCAGGCAGGAGCACGAATCATTGTAGCCGGCGGGGCAGCCTTTAAAAATGGTGATGTAAATACAAACGTTCAGGAGTTGAAAAATAAGGCTCCCATACTATGA